In Propionispora hippei DSM 15287, the sequence CAGAACAGGCCAGCTCGGTGGAAGAACTGTCGGCCTCGATGGAGGAAATTGCCACTCAAACCAAACAAAATGCGATTAACGCCACCCGGGCCAATGAGCTGGCGGTTGAGGCAAAAGAGAACGCCGCCCGGGGTGAGAGTCAGATGGGTGGCATGCTAAGGGCGATGGAGGATATTAATGAATCGTCGGCCAACATTTCCAAGATTATTAAAGTGATCGATGAAATTGCCTTCCAAACCAATATCCTGGCCTTAAATGCCGCCGTAGAAGCGGCCCGGGCGGGGCAGCACGGCAAGGGCTTTGCCGTCGTGGCGGAGGAAGTGCGCAACCTGGCGGCCCGCAGCGCTAATGCGGCCAAGGAAACGACAACGATGATTGAAGGTTCAATCAAAAAGGTGGATGCCGGGACGAAAATTGCCAGTGAAACGGCGGAAGCCCTGAAACAAATTGTTGAAAGGGTAGCACATGCGGCAGACCTGGTGGCCGATATTGCCGGTGCCTCCAATGAACAGGCCACGGCCATTGCCCAGGTCAACCAGGGAATTATGCAGGTGTCGCAGGTTACGCAGACCAACTCGGCTACTGCCGAAGAAAGCGCCTCGGCCAGTGAAGAACTATCCAGTCAGGCTGAGCTGCTGCGCAACCTGGTCAATAAATTCAAGCTTAAGAAGATTGGCTACAGCCAGGAATCGCTGGAGAATCTGCGGCCAGACATCATAAAAATGCTGGAAACCATGGCCGTAGCCAATCCCTCGCCAGCCGGAAGCGAGCCGGGTAATCCGGCAGATAAGCCGGCAAACAGTAAAATTAAAATATCCTTGGGCAGTAATGATTTCGGCAAGTACTAGGGTGTGTTTGCAAACACGCCCCAAGGCATAGAGCCTTTAGCAGGCAATATCGGGCAATAGCCGGCCCAGCCGGCGAAAAGGCTCTTTGCCATATCCGGCAGCAGTCCGGAACAGGTGTTTTTGGAGGAAGGCTTATGACAGATATATCCGATCAAGAGTTTCAATTGATCGCTGATTTTCTGAAAACCCATTACGGGATTCATTTGGGTAAAGAAAAACGGGCGTTGGTGGTAGGAAGGCTGGAAAATGTATTAAAACAAAAAAATTTAAACAGTTTTTCCGAACTGTACCGGGAAGTCATTTCCGATAAAAGCGGCCAAGCCCTGGCCATGCTGTTAAACCGGCTCACGACAAACCATACCTATTTTATGCGGGAAGTCAGGCATTTTGAATTTTTTAAGGCCACCGTGCTGCCCTATCTGGCCGCTGCCGTCGCCGACCGGGATTTAAGAATTTGGAGTGCCGGCTGTTCCAGCGGCGAGGAACCGTATACGCTGGCCATGATTCTGAACGATTACTTTCGGGGCAGCAGTCGAGCGTGGGATACCAAGCTGCTGGCCACGGATATTTCCACTGAGGTTTTGGAAAAGGCCGTGCAGGGGATATATCCCACGGAAAGCATCGCCGCTTTGCCGCCGAGCTGGCAATCCGCTTATTTCCGCCGTCTTGACGATGAGCGGCGTGTGGTGGCGGAAACGATAAAAAACACCGTGATTTACCGGGTTTTCAATCTGAAAGAAGCCTTTCCGTTTAAGAAAAAGTTTCATACTATTTTCTGCCGCAATGTGATGATCTACTTTGGGGCTGCCGAGCGAGCGGCCTTACTTGACAAGTTTTACGAGTATACCGAACCGGGAGGCTATTTATTCATCGGGCATTCGGAATCCATCAACCGTAGCCAGACAAAGTACAGATACATTATGCCGGCAGTCTACAGAAAGGAATAGATAGCATGTCCATCTTACGCAAAAAAATAAGAGTGCTGGTGGTAGATGATTCTTTGGTCTTTCGCGAATTGATTGCCAGAGGCCTGGCGCTGGACAGTGCCCTTGAGGTGGTGGCTACGGCGGCTGATGCTTATGAGGCCCGGGATAAAATCATTGAATTTGACCCTGACGTGGTAACGCTGGATGTGGAAATGCCCAAAATGAACGGCATTGATTTCTTGCGGCGGCTGATGCCGCAATATCCTCTGCCTGTTGTCGTCATCAGCGCCGTCAGCGATAACGTATTTGAGGCACTCAATGCCGGAGCGGTTGATTTTGTGACAAAACCGGACATGCAGAATATACGGAGTTTGGAAGCGCTGGTTAACGAGCTGGTTGTAAAGGTGAAAATTGCCTCGGTGGCCAAGGTGGGCCACTGGAAACAACGGGCGGCCGGCGCTGCCGTAGATAACCGGAATGGAGCGGACTGCAGCGGCGTGTTCATTGCCATTGGTTCATCTACCGGTGGGACAGAAGCGGTCTATAGTATTTTGCAGGCCATGCCGGCCGACGCGCCCGGTATTTTGGTAGTGCAGCACATGCCGCCGCGCTTTACCGCGATGTATGCCGACAGGCTGAACAATTCCTGCCCAATGGAAGTGAGAGAGGCGAAAAATGGCGACCGGATTTATCCGGGGCTGGCGCTGATTGCTCCTGGTGACTATCACATGCGCATTAAAAAGACGGGAACTCTATATACGGTAGAATGCCGCCAGGAGGAACGGGTCAATGGGCATTGCCCTTCGGTGGACGTGCTTTTTGAGAGCATGGCCCGGGTTGTCAAAGAGAAAGCGGTGGGGGTGATTCTGACCGGCATGGGCCATGATGGCGCCCGGGGCTTGCTGGCTATGCGGCGGCAGGGGGCCAGGACCATCGGGCAAAATGAACAATCTAGCGTGGTATACGGCATGCCTAAGGCGGCTTATGAAATCGGCGCCGTTGAAAGGCAGGCGGCCCTGGAGGACATTCCCCGGTTGATTTATACCCTGTTGGGATAGATGAAATAACTTGTTAAAGGTGGTGAAGAATATGCATCGAATTCGCGGCAGGGCTGTCCGTCCTGCGAAGACACAAGGCGGGGAAAACATAAGAAATATGAAGGCTGTATTGGCCAGCATGGGCGACGGGGTGATTATTACCGATCAGCACGGCCGGATTACTTTTTTAAATCCCGCCGGGGAACTGATTACCGGCTGGACAGAACAGGCGGCCAAGGGGCGGCATGTGGATGAAATTCTGCAAATTGTTCATGCCGAAACAGGCTTGCCGGTGCCCAGCCCGGTGGCCGAGGCTGCCAAAGGGACTTCTGGCAACCTCGGCCTGCCGCAGGATTCGGTTATCCTTCGCCGCAACGGGACAAGGGGCTATATTTCCGCTACCGCCTCGCTGGTCAAGGATGCCGGCTATAATCAGTACGGGGTAGTGATGCTGCTCCGGGACATCGACAGGATTAGACGGACGGAAAAAGAGGTGATCAGCAAACAGCGGAAGCTGGAGACCATTTTTAATACCGTGCCTGTGGGCATGCTGATTCTGAATGAAGAACGGCGCATCGAGCAGATCAACTGGGAGGCTATGAAAAAAAGCCGGCACGATTTTGCCGAGATCTATGACCAGCCGGTGGG encodes:
- a CDS encoding CheR family methyltransferase, whose product is MTDISDQEFQLIADFLKTHYGIHLGKEKRALVVGRLENVLKQKNLNSFSELYREVISDKSGQALAMLLNRLTTNHTYFMREVRHFEFFKATVLPYLAAAVADRDLRIWSAGCSSGEEPYTLAMILNDYFRGSSRAWDTKLLATDISTEVLEKAVQGIYPTESIAALPPSWQSAYFRRLDDERRVVAETIKNTVIYRVFNLKEAFPFKKKFHTIFCRNVMIYFGAAERAALLDKFYEYTEPGGYLFIGHSESINRSQTKYRYIMPAVYRKE
- a CDS encoding protein-glutamate methylesterase/protein-glutamine glutaminase, whose product is MSILRKKIRVLVVDDSLVFRELIARGLALDSALEVVATAADAYEARDKIIEFDPDVVTLDVEMPKMNGIDFLRRLMPQYPLPVVVISAVSDNVFEALNAGAVDFVTKPDMQNIRSLEALVNELVVKVKIASVAKVGHWKQRAAGAAVDNRNGADCSGVFIAIGSSTGGTEAVYSILQAMPADAPGILVVQHMPPRFTAMYADRLNNSCPMEVREAKNGDRIYPGLALIAPGDYHMRIKKTGTLYTVECRQEERVNGHCPSVDVLFESMARVVKEKAVGVILTGMGHDGARGLLAMRRQGARTIGQNEQSSVVYGMPKAAYEIGAVERQAALEDIPRLIYTLLG